Proteins from one Besnoitia besnoiti strain Bb-Ger1 chromosome XIII, whole genome shotgun sequence genomic window:
- a CDS encoding hydrolase, NUDIX family protein (encoded by transcript BESB_031440) has protein sequence MKPELSGQMEVEGLPGRTQACSMELSRRHCSASKSRHVRREEMHCGDWLKLEKVTYIDSTGSRELIWERFVRTTPAHNSHRTQVPTLASSAGALNRCNDGTNKTNEVSPSEARSASGATSHGRTEHDLEGSNNRTQTDAVKSDRDFTSQISGEPKASGLANGRSEPKERSSVASREDSPVLVNGVPGFQAQADSVAVIAITTGRGRVLKDDDTGIILVRQYRPAVDAITVELPGGLVDKGEDLETAALRELKEETGFVGKVVSVGPKVTQSTLGREELHLVTISVDLDSPDNAAPRQQLDSEEDIEVTIIPLQTLWQELNSFSQEGYTIFDSLYSFAYGMQLHAQGCTSKAFVLEPSVGPDGK, from the exons ATGAAGCCCGAGTTGTCTGGGCAAATGGAGGTGGAGGGTCTGCCAGGACGTACCCAAGCGTGCTCTATGGAGCTTTCAAGACGGCATTGTTCCGCAAGCAAGAGTCGCCATGTTCGCCGTGAAGAAATGCATTGTGGTGACTGGCTGAAGCTAGAGAAAGTTACTTACATAGATTCTACTGGCTCGCGGGAACTCATTTGGGAGCGCTTCGTCCGTACCACGCCGGCACACAACTCGCATCGTACTCAAGTCCCGACGCTCGCTTCCTCGGCGGGTGCACTGAATCGGTGTAACGATGGCACGAATAAAACAAATGAGGTCTCACCGTCCGAAGCGAGGTCTGCGAGTGGCGCCACCTCTCATGGCCGAACCGAGCACGACCTCGAAGGGTCAAATAACCGCACTCAAACGGACGCTGTGAAATCAGATCGCGACTTCACCAGTCAAATTTCTGGAGAACCGAAGGCATCGGGACTGGCAAACGGCAGAAGTGAACCGAAAGAGAGGAGCTCTGTTGCATCTAGGGAGGACAGCCCCGTTCTTGTGAATGGCGTTCCTGGTTTCCAGGCGCAGGCTGACAGCGTGGCTGTCATCGCCATCACCACGGGCAGGGGGAGGGTTCTCAAAGACGACGATACGGGCATCATCCTAGTGAGGCAGTACAG ACCCGCTGTGGATGCCATCACGGTGGAGTTACCCGGCGGTCTCGTCGACAAGGGCGAGGACCTCGAGACGGCGGCACTGCGGGAActgaaagaagagacag GTTTCGTCGGAAAAGTCGTTTCGGTGGGGCCGAAGGTGACTCAAAGCACGCTTGGCAGAGAAGAACTCCATCTGGTGACCATATCG GTAGACCTCGATTCCCCGGACAATGCCGCTCCTCGCCAGCAGTTGGACTCTGAGGAAGACATCGAGGTCACTATAATTCCTCTGCAAACCCTTTGGCAG GAGCTAAACAGTTTCTCACAGGAAGGATATACAATATTTGACAGTCTCTACA GTTTCGCGTATGGCATGCAGCTACATGCACAAGGCTGTACCTCGAAGGCTTTCGTGCTCGAACCCTCGGTAGGACCCGACGGGAAGTGA
- a CDS encoding ATPase, AAA family protein (encoded by transcript BESB_031450): MYMHHRQITAAHFITVLLEVQDEYSITKSLQECGGDVYELKKALSNILIKLPASSEVYVVDELASAPQLKRAALRALEIAHKDKKKTIGLEHLILAIFEEKNLRTMLEQVGCNVKIFLEHATTMYENKQKDAATKRADKKKTNTADPGVANSKTESSDEEFVMSFGVDMTALAEQGKLEPVVGRNKEIREVIMVLSRKGKGNPCLVGEPGVGKTAVVEGLAQRLIEGMVPKALENKTLFAVDLGALIAGATYRGEFEKRMKALIRYAVGSEGRVILFIDEIHMLMGAGKSDGTMDAANLLKPPMARGELRIVGATTQEEYKIIEKDAALERRLKPILVEEPATTRAIYILKKLREKFETHHDMRISDEAIVAAVMLSHKYIKNRRLPDKAIDLLDEAAAAKRVKWDLRTLEDDDEAALEKKEKEQAAKEHREAMKQDEQRIKGQNHGDGTEEQLKKIEKDMEKEALEEERELVLTADDVAVVISVWTGIPAAKLTDDEKSKILRLSDVLHSRVIGQEDAVKAVADAMVRARAGLNREDMPVGSFLFLGPTGVGKTELAKALAAEMFHSEKNLVRIDMSEFSESHTVARLIGSPPGYVGHDAGGQLTEAVRRRPHSVVLFDEIEKGHPQILNIMLQLLDEGRLTDGKGVLVDFTNCVIILTSNVGAQYIISAYEQGEKDTKSALATFDPKSGSLEHFAEVTKGAEAAGGDDTDVDSGKKDKKATILDKNKKSGNWKKEARRKVLSEIAGSGLLRPEVINRFSGVILFEPMKSSDIKKVLAIQAKDLKQALSKKGIELLIDASAEEFIVQRAYTHKFGARPLKRFIDNNIGAKIAPWLLSGYLQSGMRVKVVASKRSKNTLEAHVCKLVNDKCDRGTRKARVLASVAKKDESSSDDPGR, encoded by the exons ATGTACATGCACCACCGACAAATCACTGCTGCTCACTTCATAACCGTCCTCCTCGAGGTTCAGGATGAGTACA GCATTACCAAGTCACTCCAAGAATGCGGCGGAGACGTGTATGAGCTCAAGAAGGCGCTAAGCAACATTCTCATCAAGCTTCCCGCCTCATCG GAGGTATACGTCGTCGACGagctggcgtctgcgccgcagctcaAGCGCGCAGCCCTTCGCGCCCTGGAGATTGCACATAAGGATAAAAAGAAAACCATCGGACTGGAGCATCTGATTCTGGCCATCTTTGAGGAGAAAAATCTGCGAACGATGCTGGAGCAAGTCGGATGCAACGTCAAGATTTTCTTGGA GCACGCGACGACTATGTACGAGAACAAGCAAAAAGACGCCGCAACCAAACGCGCCGacaagaagaagacaaaCACAGCCGACCCAGGTGTTGCAAACTCGAAGACCGAGTCCTCTGACGAGGAATTCGTCATGAGTTTCGGAGTAGACATGACTGCGTTGGCAGAGCAAGGAAAACTAGAGCCCGTGGTTGGCCGCAACAAAGAGATCAGAGAAGTGATCATG GTCCTCAGCCGTAAAGGCAAAGGGAACCCATGCCTCGTCGGCGAGCCGGGTGTTGGCAAGACGGCAGTTGTTGAAGGACTTGCTCAGCGTCTGATTGAG GGTATGGTGCCCAAAGCACTGGAGAACAAAACTTTGTTTGCGGTCGACCTGGGCGCGCTTATTGCTGGAGCGACATACAGGGGCGAGTTTGAAAAACGTATGAAGGCCCTCATCAGATAC GCGGTGGGCTCGGAAGGCCGCGTCATCTTGTTCATCGATGAGATCCACATGCTCATGGGCGCCGGCAAGAGCGATGGCACAATGGACGCTGCCAACTTGTTGAAGCCTCCGATGGCCCGAGGCGAACTTAG AATTGTGGGCGCGACAACTCAAGAAGAGTACAAGATCATCGAGAAAGACGCCGCCTTGGAACGCCGATTAAAACCGATTTTGGTCGAGGAACCCGCTACAACACGGGCAATCTATATTCTGAAAAAATTGCGAGAGAAGTTCGAGACTCATCATGACATGCGGATCTCCGACGAGGCCATCGTAGCCGCTGTCATGCTTTCGCACAAGTATATCAAGAATAGAAGGCTCCCCGACAAAGCTATCGACTTG CTGGAtgaagcagcggcagcgaaacGCGTGAAGTGGGACCTGAGGACTTTGGAAGATGATGACGAAGCGGCTctggagaagaaagaaaaggagCAGGCCGCTAAAGAGCACCGTGAAGCAATGAAGCAAGACGAGCAAAGGATCAAAGGTCAAAAC CACGGTGACGGCACGGAGGAGCAGCTGAAGAAAATTGAGAAAGACATGGAGAAGGAGGCTCtcgaagaggaaagagaaCTTGTTCTCACCGCTGATGACGTAGCTGTCGTTATCAGTGTGTGGACAGGGATTCCCGCCGCTAAGCTTACTGATGACGAAAAGAGCAAAATCTTGCGGCTTTCGGACGTGCTCCACTCG CGAGTAATTGGCCAGGAGGATGCCGTGAAAGCGGTGGCTGATGCGATGGTGAGAGCTCGCGCGGGTCTTAACCGTGAGGACATGCCTGTCGGgtctttccttttcctcggCCCCACAG GTGTTGGCAAAACGGAActggcgaaggcgctggcTGCGGAAATGTTCCACTCCGAAAAGAACCTTGTCCGTATCGACATGAGCGAATTCAGCGAATCTCATACCGTTGCGCGACTTATCGGCAGCCCTCCCGGTTACGTGGGCCACGACGCTGGAGGCCAGCTGACTGAAGCagtgcgccgcaggccccaTAGTGTCGTACTGTTCGACGAGATAGAAAAAGGACATCCGCAGATCCTCAACATCATGCTGCAG CTGCTTGACGAAGGGCGACTGACCGACGGAAAGGGTGTGCTAGTTGACTTTACAAACTGCGTCATCATTCTGACGTCCAATGTTGGAGCCCAGTACATTATCTCGGCCTACGAACAAGGGGAGAAGGATACGAAGAGCGCGCTCGCAACCTTCGACCCAAAGAGCGGCAGTCTGGAGCACTTTGCGGAGGTAACGAAAggtgcggaggcagcaggtGGTGACGATACTGACGTAGACTCTGGCAAGAAGGACAAGAAGGCAACGATTCTCGACAAGAATAAGAAGTCCGGCAATTGGAAAAAGgaagcgcgaagaaaggTCTTGTCGGAAATCGCTGGCTCTGGGCTCCTTCGACCTGAGGTCATCAATCGTTTCTCGGGTGTCATT CTTTTCGAGCCGATGAAGTCCTCCGATATTAAGAAGGTCCTAGCCATTCAGGCAAAGGACTTGAAGCAAGCACTGAGCAAGAAAGGCATCGAACTTCTCATCGATGCTTCAGCAGAGGAGTTCATTGTGCAGCGAGCCTACACGCATAAATTCGGCGCCCGGCCGCTGAAAAG GTTCATCGACAATAATATCGGTGCAAAAATAGCTCCGTGGCTTCTTAGCGGCTACCTCCAGTCCGGCATGAGAGTTAAAGTGGTGGCCTCGAAGAGAAGCAAAAATACCCTTGAGGCGCAC GTATGCAAGCTGGTTAACGACAAGTGTGACCGAGGAACGAGGAAGGCCCGAGTGCTCGCCTCAGTTGCGAAGAAGGACGAAAGCAGCTCGGACGACCCGGGCCGATAA